In Salvelinus sp. IW2-2015 unplaced genomic scaffold, ASM291031v2 Un_scaffold1213, whole genome shotgun sequence, the following are encoded in one genomic region:
- the LOC112070065 gene encoding protein FAM83F produces MAESQLLCMDEDHVNEKIPESKAEFYYCEEQRAALEQLLKNGDGAFKMRLKEDNVRDFLSAHEIKWIRKTFDEYDSDSESEKGEYEKAQESNADSGVHSTYWPQMSDTDVPPLDIGWPGSTSLYKGVTRVSVHTHPPKNKGPHIKEVVRRLIQESNKVVAVVMDHLTDLQILQDLLDAAQRRVVAVYIILEARGMLHFLDMCTRLQITALHLRNLRVRTVKGSGLALSFGRLPGSLCSKYMLVDGEKVMFGSYSFTWSSSRMDRNTITVMSGQVVDFLDNDFREMYAVSENVDLYKEFHITKPPMPAPVRKVVVPKPLLMSQGV; encoded by the exons ATGGCCGAGTCTCAGCTTCTGTGCATGGACGAAGATCATGTCAACGAAAAGATACCCGAATCCAAAGCAGAGTTCTACTACTGCGAGGAGCAGCGAGCCGCGCTCGAGCAACTATTGAAGAACGGTGATGGCGCGTTCAAGATGCGACTGAAAGAGGACAACGTCAGAGACTTTCTATCCGCTCACGAGATTAAATGGATTCGAAAAACTTTTGATGAATATGATTCGGATAGTGAGTCCGAGAAGGGCGAATACGAAAAGGCTCAGGAGTCCAATGCAGACTCGGGGGTCCACTCCACATACTGGCCTCAGATGTCGGACACGGATGTCCCGCCGCTTGACATCGGCTGGCCAGGCAGCACTAGTTTRTATAAAGGTGTRACMCGAGTATCCGTGCACACGCACCCACCCAAAAACAAGGGGCCCCATATAAAAGAGGTTGTCAGGAGACTCATTCAAGAATCTAACAAG GTAGTAGCCGTGGTCATGGACCACCTTACAGACCTGCAGATCCTTCAGGACCTATTGGACGCAGCACAGAGACGAGTGGTGGCTGTGTACATCATACTGGAGGCTCGTGGTATGCTCCACTTCCTGGATATGTGCACTCGTTTACAGATCACTGCTCTGCATCTACGG AACCTGCGTGTGCGAACGGTGAAAGGTTCTGGGCTGGCCCTGTCATTTGGCAGGCTGCCCGGCTCTCTGTGCTCCAAATACATGCTGGTGGACGGAGAAAAGGTTATGTTTGGCTCTTACAG ctTCACATGGAGCTCCTCTAGGATGGACAGGAACACCATCACAGTAATGTCTGGGCAGGTGGTGGACTTCTTRGACAATGACTTCAGGGAAATGTATGCTGTATCTGAGAATGTGGACCTTTACAAGGAGTTCCACATTACCAAGCCTCCCATGCCTGCGCCGGTACGGAAGGTGGTGGTCCCCAAGCCCCTGTTGATGTCTCAAGGGGTTTAA